The following proteins are encoded in a genomic region of Labeo rohita strain BAU-BD-2019 chromosome 5, IGBB_LRoh.1.0, whole genome shotgun sequence:
- the cabp7b gene encoding calcium-binding protein 7, whose protein sequence is MPVRAVTSRFMYRGLCSIPDILSYKAPVSLPEDEVEEIREAFKVFDRDGNGFISKQELGVAMRSLGYMPNEVELEVIIQRLDMDGDGQVDFEEFVALLGPKLSSAGMPDRFHGAEFDSIFWKCDMQKLTVDELKRLLYDTFCDHLTMKDIENIIMTEESHLNSAECQVDIDTSPMQQVKHTCVRKSLICAFAIAFIISVMLIAANQMLRRGMK, encoded by the exons ATGCCAGTGCGTGCTGTGACTTCCAGGTTCATGTACAGGGGACTTTGTTCAATTCCAGATATCCTCTCCTACAAGGCTCCCGTCAGCCTCCCCGAGGATGAAGTGGAGG AGATCCGTGAAGCCTTCAAGGTGTTTGATCGTGATGGGAACGGATTCATCTCAAAACAGGAGCTAGGAGTCGCCATGCGGTCTCTTGGTTACATGCCAAATGAAGTGGAGCTGGAGGTGATCATTCAGAGACTGGACATGGATG gtGACGGTCAGGTTGACTTTGAAGAATTTGTAGCACTTCTCGGACCAAAACTGTCTTCAGCCGGGATGCCCGACAGGTTCCACGGAGCCGAGTTTGACTCCATATTCTGGAAG TGTGACATGCAAAAACTGACTGTGGATGAGCTGAAGAGACTCCTGTATGACACCTTCTGTGACCATTTGACTATGAAAGACATCGAGAACATCATCATGACTGAGGAGAGTCACTTAAACAGCGCCGAGTGCCAAGTAGATATTGACA CAAGTCCCATGCAACAAGTCAAGCACACCTGTGTGCGCAAGAGCTTGATTTGTGCCTTCGCCATTGCATTCATCATCAGCGTAATGCTCATCGCAGCCAATCAGATGCTTCGAAGAGGAATGAAATGA